A genomic segment from Chitinophaga niabensis encodes:
- a CDS encoding MFS transporter: MNRSFLVMTTIVASLGGFLFGFDMAVVSGILPFVREQFGLNALQEGWFVSSALAGCILGVIISSDLSDRLGRKKLLFIAAFLFLLAAIGCALFADLAWLITARILGGVAVGIASTVVPLYLSEIAPDDKRGRLVTYYQLAVTIGILVAYLSNAMLLNYALANAGKSTNWLFVKEVWRGMFGVGVIPAVLFLAGLTQVPESPRWLMREKQTTGSYKELFAPEIKRAMLIGILLPLFSQFSGINAIIYYGPSILHDAGITLSNSFISQIIFGAANVFFTIFAIWKVDSLGRRPLYLWGTAGAAVSLALTGICFFTGATGLPLLLCVMLFLAFFAFSIGPLKFVIAAEIFPDHIRARALSVSIMVMWLADTLVGQITPILLHELGTAQTFWFFAAFCVLAFITVYKLLPETKGQSFEEIQRTMRHI, from the coding sequence ATGAATAGATCATTCCTCGTTATGACCACAATAGTGGCCTCCCTGGGAGGTTTCCTGTTTGGGTTCGATATGGCCGTGGTGTCCGGCATTTTACCTTTCGTACGGGAGCAGTTCGGACTGAATGCCCTGCAGGAAGGATGGTTTGTGTCTTCCGCACTGGCAGGCTGTATCCTGGGCGTGATCATTTCCAGCGATCTGAGCGACAGGCTGGGCAGGAAGAAATTATTGTTCATCGCCGCATTTCTATTCCTGCTGGCTGCCATTGGTTGCGCATTGTTTGCAGACCTGGCCTGGCTGATCACAGCCCGTATACTGGGTGGTGTAGCCGTGGGGATTGCTTCTACAGTAGTGCCCTTATACCTCTCTGAAATAGCACCCGATGATAAAAGAGGAAGACTTGTTACGTATTACCAGCTGGCTGTAACTATTGGCATCCTTGTAGCTTACCTGAGTAATGCCATGCTGCTTAATTATGCACTGGCCAATGCAGGGAAGAGCACTAACTGGTTATTTGTAAAAGAAGTATGGCGCGGCATGTTCGGCGTTGGCGTTATCCCTGCGGTATTATTCCTGGCAGGTTTAACACAGGTGCCGGAAAGCCCGCGCTGGTTAATGAGGGAAAAACAAACAACAGGCAGTTATAAAGAACTGTTTGCCCCGGAAATAAAGAGAGCCATGCTGATAGGTATACTGCTGCCGCTCTTCTCGCAGTTCAGCGGTATCAATGCCATCATTTATTATGGCCCCAGCATTTTGCATGATGCAGGTATCACATTGAGCAATTCTTTTATCAGCCAGATCATCTTCGGCGCAGCTAATGTGTTCTTTACCATCTTTGCAATATGGAAAGTGGATAGCCTGGGCAGGCGGCCGCTCTATCTTTGGGGTACAGCCGGTGCTGCTGTGAGCCTTGCTTTAACCGGCATCTGTTTTTTTACCGGTGCTACGGGATTGCCTTTGCTGCTTTGCGTGATGTTGTTCCTGGCTTTTTTTGCATTCTCCATAGGCCCCCTGAAATTTGTGATCGCAGCAGAGATCTTCCCGGACCATATCAGGGCAAGGGCATTATCTGTAAGTATTATGGTGATGTGGCTGGCAGATACGCTGGTAGGGCAGATCACGCCTATCCTGCTGCATGAGCTCGGTACAGCGCAAACCTTCTGGTTCTTTGCAGCCTTCTGCGTGCTGGCATTCATTACCGTGTATAAATTATTACCCGAAACAAAAGGACAATCTTTCGAAGAGATACAAAGAACAATGAGGCATATATGA